Proteins from a genomic interval of Ovis aries strain OAR_USU_Benz2616 breed Rambouillet chromosome 25, ARS-UI_Ramb_v3.0, whole genome shotgun sequence:
- the TACR2 gene encoding substance-K receptor isoform X6, translated as MGACVVMTDINISSGLDSNATGITAFSMPGWQLALWTAAYLALVLVAVMGNATVIWIILAHQRMRTVTNYFIVNLALADLCMAAFNAAFNFVYASHNIWYFGRAFCYFQNLFPITAMFVSIYSMTAIAADRYMAIVHPFQPRLSAPGTRAVIAGIWLVALALAFPQCFYSTITMDEGATKCVVAWPEDSGGKTLLLYHLVVIALIYFLPLVVMFVAYSVIGLTLWRRSVPGHQAHGANLRHLQAKKKFVKTMVLVVVTFAICWLPYHLYFILGTFQEDIYCHKFIQQVYLALFWLAMSSTMYNPIIYCCLNHRFRSGFRLAFRCCPWVTPTEEDKMELTHTPSLSTRVNRQILYH; from the exons ATGGGGGCCTGTGTCGTGATGACCGATATAAACATCTCGTCTGGCCTTGACAGCAACGCCACGGGCATCACAGCCTTCTCCATGCCCGGCTGGCAGCTGGCActgtggaccgcagcctaccTGGCCCTGGTGCTGGTGGCTGTGATGGGTAATGCCACAGTCATCTGGATCATTCTGGCCCATCAGAGGATGCGCACAGTCACCAACTACTTCATCGTCAACCTGGCCCTGGCTGACCTCTGCATGGCTGCCTTCAACGCTGCCTTCAACTTCGTCTACGCCAGCCACAACATCTGGTACTTTGGCCGTGCCTTCTGCTACTTCCAGAACCTCTTCCCCATCACAGCCATGTTCGTCAGTATCTACTCCATGACTGCCATTGCTGCTGACAG GTACATGGCCATCGTCCACCCCTTCCAGCCCCGGCTCTCAGCTCCTGGCACCAGAGCGGTCATTGCTGGCATCTGGCTGGTGGCCCTGGCCCTCGCCTTCCCCCAGTGCTTCTACTCCACCATCACCATGGATGAGGGCGCCACCAAGTGCGTGGTGGCCTGGCCTGAAGACAGCGGTGGCAAGACGCTCCTTCT GTACCATCTCGTAGTGATCGCCCTCATTTACTTCCTGCCTCTCGTGGTGATGTTCGTCGCCTACAGTGTCATCGGACTCACGCTCTGGAGACGCTCTGTCCCGGGGCACCAGGCTCATGGTGCCAACTTGCGCCACCTGCAGGCCAAGAAGAAG TTCGTGAAGAccatggtgctggtggtggtgacgTTTGCCATCTGCTGGCTGCCCTACCACCTCTACTTCATCCTGGGCACCTTCCAGGAGGACATCTACTGCCACAAGTTCATCCAGCAGGTCTACCTGGCGCTCTTCTGGCTGGCCATGAGCTCCACCATGTACAATCCCATCATCTACTGCTGCCTCAACCACAG GTTTCGCTCTGGATTCCGGCTTGCTTTCCGTTGCTGTCCATGGGTCACGCCAACCGAGGAGGACAAGATGGAGCTGACCCACACTCCATCCCTCTCCACGAGGGTCAACAG gcagattctttaccactga
- the TACR2 gene encoding substance-K receptor isoform X5, whose translation MGACVVMTDINISSGLDSNATGITAFSMPGWQLALWTAAYLALVLVAVMGNATVIWIILAHQRMRTVTNYFIVNLALADLCMAAFNAAFNFVYASHNIWYFGRAFCYFQNLFPITAMFVSIYSMTAIAADRYMAIVHPFQPRLSAPGTRAVIAGIWLVALALAFPQCFYSTITMDEGATKCVVAWPEDSGGKTLLLYHLVVIALIYFLPLVVMFVAYSVIGLTLWRRSVPGHQAHGANLRHLQAKKKFVKTMVLVVVTFAICWLPYHLYFILGTFQEDIYCHKFIQQVYLALFWLAMSSTMYNPIIYCCLNHRFRSGFRLAFRCCPWVTPTEEDKMELTHTPSLSTRVNSCRATLQGG comes from the exons ATGGGGGCCTGTGTCGTGATGACCGATATAAACATCTCGTCTGGCCTTGACAGCAACGCCACGGGCATCACAGCCTTCTCCATGCCCGGCTGGCAGCTGGCActgtggaccgcagcctaccTGGCCCTGGTGCTGGTGGCTGTGATGGGTAATGCCACAGTCATCTGGATCATTCTGGCCCATCAGAGGATGCGCACAGTCACCAACTACTTCATCGTCAACCTGGCCCTGGCTGACCTCTGCATGGCTGCCTTCAACGCTGCCTTCAACTTCGTCTACGCCAGCCACAACATCTGGTACTTTGGCCGTGCCTTCTGCTACTTCCAGAACCTCTTCCCCATCACAGCCATGTTCGTCAGTATCTACTCCATGACTGCCATTGCTGCTGACAG GTACATGGCCATCGTCCACCCCTTCCAGCCCCGGCTCTCAGCTCCTGGCACCAGAGCGGTCATTGCTGGCATCTGGCTGGTGGCCCTGGCCCTCGCCTTCCCCCAGTGCTTCTACTCCACCATCACCATGGATGAGGGCGCCACCAAGTGCGTGGTGGCCTGGCCTGAAGACAGCGGTGGCAAGACGCTCCTTCT GTACCATCTCGTAGTGATCGCCCTCATTTACTTCCTGCCTCTCGTGGTGATGTTCGTCGCCTACAGTGTCATCGGACTCACGCTCTGGAGACGCTCTGTCCCGGGGCACCAGGCTCATGGTGCCAACTTGCGCCACCTGCAGGCCAAGAAGAAG TTCGTGAAGAccatggtgctggtggtggtgacgTTTGCCATCTGCTGGCTGCCCTACCACCTCTACTTCATCCTGGGCACCTTCCAGGAGGACATCTACTGCCACAAGTTCATCCAGCAGGTCTACCTGGCGCTCTTCTGGCTGGCCATGAGCTCCACCATGTACAATCCCATCATCTACTGCTGCCTCAACCACAG GTTTCGCTCTGGATTCCGGCTTGCTTTCCGTTGCTGTCCATGGGTCACGCCAACCGAGGAGGACAAGATGGAGCTGACCCACACTCCATCCCTCTCCACGAGGGTCAACAG TTGCAGAGCTACTTTGCAGGGAGGCTGA
- the TACR2 gene encoding substance-K receptor isoform X2 yields the protein MGACVVMTDINISSGLDSNATGITAFSMPGWQLALWTAAYLALVLVAVMGNATVIWIILAHQRMRTVTNYFIVNLALADLCMAAFNAAFNFVYASHNIWYFGRAFCYFQNLFPITAMFVSIYSMTAIAADRYMAIVHPFQPRLSAPGTRAVIAGIWLVALALAFPQCFYSTITMDEGATKCVVAWPEDSGGKTLLLYHLVVIALIYFLPLVVMFVAYSVIGLTLWRRSVPGHQAHGANLRHLQAKKKFVKTMVLVVVTFAICWLPYHLYFILGTFQEDIYCHKFIQQVYLALFWLAMSSTMYNPIIYCCLNHRFRSGFRLAFRCCPWVTPTEEDKMELTHTPSLSTRVNRCHTKEIFFMSGDLAPSEAVNRQAESPQAGVSTEP from the exons ATGGGGGCCTGTGTCGTGATGACCGATATAAACATCTCGTCTGGCCTTGACAGCAACGCCACGGGCATCACAGCCTTCTCCATGCCCGGCTGGCAGCTGGCActgtggaccgcagcctaccTGGCCCTGGTGCTGGTGGCTGTGATGGGTAATGCCACAGTCATCTGGATCATTCTGGCCCATCAGAGGATGCGCACAGTCACCAACTACTTCATCGTCAACCTGGCCCTGGCTGACCTCTGCATGGCTGCCTTCAACGCTGCCTTCAACTTCGTCTACGCCAGCCACAACATCTGGTACTTTGGCCGTGCCTTCTGCTACTTCCAGAACCTCTTCCCCATCACAGCCATGTTCGTCAGTATCTACTCCATGACTGCCATTGCTGCTGACAG GTACATGGCCATCGTCCACCCCTTCCAGCCCCGGCTCTCAGCTCCTGGCACCAGAGCGGTCATTGCTGGCATCTGGCTGGTGGCCCTGGCCCTCGCCTTCCCCCAGTGCTTCTACTCCACCATCACCATGGATGAGGGCGCCACCAAGTGCGTGGTGGCCTGGCCTGAAGACAGCGGTGGCAAGACGCTCCTTCT GTACCATCTCGTAGTGATCGCCCTCATTTACTTCCTGCCTCTCGTGGTGATGTTCGTCGCCTACAGTGTCATCGGACTCACGCTCTGGAGACGCTCTGTCCCGGGGCACCAGGCTCATGGTGCCAACTTGCGCCACCTGCAGGCCAAGAAGAAG TTCGTGAAGAccatggtgctggtggtggtgacgTTTGCCATCTGCTGGCTGCCCTACCACCTCTACTTCATCCTGGGCACCTTCCAGGAGGACATCTACTGCCACAAGTTCATCCAGCAGGTCTACCTGGCGCTCTTCTGGCTGGCCATGAGCTCCACCATGTACAATCCCATCATCTACTGCTGCCTCAACCACAG GTTTCGCTCTGGATTCCGGCTTGCTTTCCGTTGCTGTCCATGGGTCACGCCAACCGAGGAGGACAAGATGGAGCTGACCCACACTCCATCCCTCTCCACGAGGGTCAACAGGTGTCACactaaagagatttttttcatgtCTGGGGATCTGGCCCCCTCTGAGGCAGTCAACAGGCAGGCTGAAAGCCCCCAGGCTGGAGTGTCTACTGAACCCTGA
- the TACR2 gene encoding substance-K receptor isoform X3: MGACVVMTDINISSGLDSNATGITAFSMPGWQLALWTAAYLALVLVAVMGNATVIWIILAHQRMRTVTNYFIVNLALADLCMAAFNAAFNFVYASHNIWYFGRAFCYFQNLFPITAMFVSIYSMTAIAADRYMAIVHPFQPRLSAPGTRAVIAGIWLVALALAFPQCFYSTITMDEGATKCVVAWPEDSGGKTLLLYHLVVIALIYFLPLVVMFVAYSVIGLTLWRRSVPGHQAHGANLRHLQAKKKFVKTMVLVVVTFAICWLPYHLYFILGTFQEDIYCHKFIQQVYLALFWLAMSSTMYNPIIYCCLNHRATGGGTNVRSALLQHRSLHLLGTDHPVVCLSLHHTGPHLFLLLTGFALDSGLLSVAVHGSRQPRRTRWS, from the exons ATGGGGGCCTGTGTCGTGATGACCGATATAAACATCTCGTCTGGCCTTGACAGCAACGCCACGGGCATCACAGCCTTCTCCATGCCCGGCTGGCAGCTGGCActgtggaccgcagcctaccTGGCCCTGGTGCTGGTGGCTGTGATGGGTAATGCCACAGTCATCTGGATCATTCTGGCCCATCAGAGGATGCGCACAGTCACCAACTACTTCATCGTCAACCTGGCCCTGGCTGACCTCTGCATGGCTGCCTTCAACGCTGCCTTCAACTTCGTCTACGCCAGCCACAACATCTGGTACTTTGGCCGTGCCTTCTGCTACTTCCAGAACCTCTTCCCCATCACAGCCATGTTCGTCAGTATCTACTCCATGACTGCCATTGCTGCTGACAG GTACATGGCCATCGTCCACCCCTTCCAGCCCCGGCTCTCAGCTCCTGGCACCAGAGCGGTCATTGCTGGCATCTGGCTGGTGGCCCTGGCCCTCGCCTTCCCCCAGTGCTTCTACTCCACCATCACCATGGATGAGGGCGCCACCAAGTGCGTGGTGGCCTGGCCTGAAGACAGCGGTGGCAAGACGCTCCTTCT GTACCATCTCGTAGTGATCGCCCTCATTTACTTCCTGCCTCTCGTGGTGATGTTCGTCGCCTACAGTGTCATCGGACTCACGCTCTGGAGACGCTCTGTCCCGGGGCACCAGGCTCATGGTGCCAACTTGCGCCACCTGCAGGCCAAGAAGAAG TTCGTGAAGAccatggtgctggtggtggtgacgTTTGCCATCTGCTGGCTGCCCTACCACCTCTACTTCATCCTGGGCACCTTCCAGGAGGACATCTACTGCCACAAGTTCATCCAGCAGGTCTACCTGGCGCTCTTCTGGCTGGCCATGAGCTCCACCATGTACAATCCCATCATCTACTGCTGCCTCAACCACAG AGCTACAGGGGGAGGAACCAACGTCAGGTCCGCGCTTCTGCAACACAGAAGCTTGCATCTCCTGGGAACAGACCACCCGGTTGTCTGCCTCTCTCTGCACCACACAGGGcctcatctatttctgctcctAACAG GTTTCGCTCTGGATTCCGGCTTGCTTTCCGTTGCTGTCCATGGGTCACGCCAACCGAGGAGGACAAGATGGAGCTGA
- the TACR2 gene encoding substance-K receptor isoform X4: MGACVVMTDINISSGLDSNATGITAFSMPGWQLALWTAAYLALVLVAVMGNATVIWIILAHQRMRTVTNYFIVNLALADLCMAAFNAAFNFVYASHNIWYFGRAFCYFQNLFPITAMFVSIYSMTAIAADRYMAIVHPFQPRLSAPGTRAVIAGIWLVALALAFPQCFYSTITMDEGATKCVVAWPEDSGGKTLLLVIGLTLWRRSVPGHQAHGANLRHLQAKKKFVKTMVLVVVTFAICWLPYHLYFILGTFQEDIYCHKFIQQVYLALFWLAMSSTMYNPIIYCCLNHRATGGGTNVRSALLQHRSLHLLGTDHPVVCLSLHHTGPHLFLLLTGQCLPSAGSVSLLHSLSPSSDLSFTWGPSVLLWGKLTYSLSKCPQT, from the exons ATGGGGGCCTGTGTCGTGATGACCGATATAAACATCTCGTCTGGCCTTGACAGCAACGCCACGGGCATCACAGCCTTCTCCATGCCCGGCTGGCAGCTGGCActgtggaccgcagcctaccTGGCCCTGGTGCTGGTGGCTGTGATGGGTAATGCCACAGTCATCTGGATCATTCTGGCCCATCAGAGGATGCGCACAGTCACCAACTACTTCATCGTCAACCTGGCCCTGGCTGACCTCTGCATGGCTGCCTTCAACGCTGCCTTCAACTTCGTCTACGCCAGCCACAACATCTGGTACTTTGGCCGTGCCTTCTGCTACTTCCAGAACCTCTTCCCCATCACAGCCATGTTCGTCAGTATCTACTCCATGACTGCCATTGCTGCTGACAG GTACATGGCCATCGTCCACCCCTTCCAGCCCCGGCTCTCAGCTCCTGGCACCAGAGCGGTCATTGCTGGCATCTGGCTGGTGGCCCTGGCCCTCGCCTTCCCCCAGTGCTTCTACTCCACCATCACCATGGATGAGGGCGCCACCAAGTGCGTGGTGGCCTGGCCTGAAGACAGCGGTGGCAAGACGCTCCTTCT TGTCATCGGACTCACGCTCTGGAGACGCTCTGTCCCGGGGCACCAGGCTCATGGTGCCAACTTGCGCCACCTGCAGGCCAAGAAGAAG TTCGTGAAGAccatggtgctggtggtggtgacgTTTGCCATCTGCTGGCTGCCCTACCACCTCTACTTCATCCTGGGCACCTTCCAGGAGGACATCTACTGCCACAAGTTCATCCAGCAGGTCTACCTGGCGCTCTTCTGGCTGGCCATGAGCTCCACCATGTACAATCCCATCATCTACTGCTGCCTCAACCACAG AGCTACAGGGGGAGGAACCAACGTCAGGTCCGCGCTTCTGCAACACAGAAGCTTGCATCTCCTGGGAACAGACCACCCGGTTGTCTGCCTCTCTCTGCACCACACAGGGcctcatctatttctgctcctAACAGGTCAGTGTCTACCTTCTGCTGGCTCTGTCTCACTTCTCcactcactctctccttcctctgatcTCTCATTTACGTGGGGACCCTCTGTGCTGCTATGGGGAAAGCTCACTTATTCTTTAAGCAAATGTCCCCAGACTTAG
- the TACR2 gene encoding substance-K receptor isoform X1: MGACVVMTDINISSGLDSNATGITAFSMPGWQLALWTAAYLALVLVAVMGNATVIWIILAHQRMRTVTNYFIVNLALADLCMAAFNAAFNFVYASHNIWYFGRAFCYFQNLFPITAMFVSIYSMTAIAADRYMAIVHPFQPRLSAPGTRAVIAGIWLVALALAFPQCFYSTITMDEGATKCVVAWPEDSGGKTLLLYHLVVIALIYFLPLVVMFVAYSVIGLTLWRRSVPGHQAHGANLRHLQAKKKFVKTMVLVVVTFAICWLPYHLYFILGTFQEDIYCHKFIQQVYLALFWLAMSSTMYNPIIYCCLNHRATGGGTNVRSALLQHRSLHLLGTDHPVVCLSLHHTGPHLFLLLTGQCLPSAGSVSLLHSLSPSSDLSFTWGPSVLLWGKLTYSLSKCPQT, encoded by the exons ATGGGGGCCTGTGTCGTGATGACCGATATAAACATCTCGTCTGGCCTTGACAGCAACGCCACGGGCATCACAGCCTTCTCCATGCCCGGCTGGCAGCTGGCActgtggaccgcagcctaccTGGCCCTGGTGCTGGTGGCTGTGATGGGTAATGCCACAGTCATCTGGATCATTCTGGCCCATCAGAGGATGCGCACAGTCACCAACTACTTCATCGTCAACCTGGCCCTGGCTGACCTCTGCATGGCTGCCTTCAACGCTGCCTTCAACTTCGTCTACGCCAGCCACAACATCTGGTACTTTGGCCGTGCCTTCTGCTACTTCCAGAACCTCTTCCCCATCACAGCCATGTTCGTCAGTATCTACTCCATGACTGCCATTGCTGCTGACAG GTACATGGCCATCGTCCACCCCTTCCAGCCCCGGCTCTCAGCTCCTGGCACCAGAGCGGTCATTGCTGGCATCTGGCTGGTGGCCCTGGCCCTCGCCTTCCCCCAGTGCTTCTACTCCACCATCACCATGGATGAGGGCGCCACCAAGTGCGTGGTGGCCTGGCCTGAAGACAGCGGTGGCAAGACGCTCCTTCT GTACCATCTCGTAGTGATCGCCCTCATTTACTTCCTGCCTCTCGTGGTGATGTTCGTCGCCTACAGTGTCATCGGACTCACGCTCTGGAGACGCTCTGTCCCGGGGCACCAGGCTCATGGTGCCAACTTGCGCCACCTGCAGGCCAAGAAGAAG TTCGTGAAGAccatggtgctggtggtggtgacgTTTGCCATCTGCTGGCTGCCCTACCACCTCTACTTCATCCTGGGCACCTTCCAGGAGGACATCTACTGCCACAAGTTCATCCAGCAGGTCTACCTGGCGCTCTTCTGGCTGGCCATGAGCTCCACCATGTACAATCCCATCATCTACTGCTGCCTCAACCACAG AGCTACAGGGGGAGGAACCAACGTCAGGTCCGCGCTTCTGCAACACAGAAGCTTGCATCTCCTGGGAACAGACCACCCGGTTGTCTGCCTCTCTCTGCACCACACAGGGcctcatctatttctgctcctAACAGGTCAGTGTCTACCTTCTGCTGGCTCTGTCTCACTTCTCcactcactctctccttcctctgatcTCTCATTTACGTGGGGACCCTCTGTGCTGCTATGGGGAAAGCTCACTTATTCTTTAAGCAAATGTCCCCAGACTTAG
- the TACR2 gene encoding substance-K receptor isoform X7, giving the protein MVAQVRMVIMETRPSLSSFILTFSAHYVQILLCTFRYMAIVHPFQPRLSAPGTRAVIAGIWLVALALAFPQCFYSTITMDEGATKCVVAWPEDSGGKTLLLYHLVVIALIYFLPLVVMFVAYSVIGLTLWRRSVPGHQAHGANLRHLQAKKKFVKTMVLVVVTFAICWLPYHLYFILGTFQEDIYCHKFIQQVYLALFWLAMSSTMYNPIIYCCLNHRATGGGTNVRSALLQHRSLHLLGTDHPVVCLSLHHTGPHLFLLLTGQCLPSAGSVSLLHSLSPSSDLSFTWGPSVLLWGKLTYSLSKCPQT; this is encoded by the exons ATGGTGGCTCAGGTCAGGATGGTAATAATGGAGACTCGTCCATccctttcttcattcattcttacGTTCAGTGCCCACTATGTACAGATACTGCTCTGCACATTCAG GTACATGGCCATCGTCCACCCCTTCCAGCCCCGGCTCTCAGCTCCTGGCACCAGAGCGGTCATTGCTGGCATCTGGCTGGTGGCCCTGGCCCTCGCCTTCCCCCAGTGCTTCTACTCCACCATCACCATGGATGAGGGCGCCACCAAGTGCGTGGTGGCCTGGCCTGAAGACAGCGGTGGCAAGACGCTCCTTCT GTACCATCTCGTAGTGATCGCCCTCATTTACTTCCTGCCTCTCGTGGTGATGTTCGTCGCCTACAGTGTCATCGGACTCACGCTCTGGAGACGCTCTGTCCCGGGGCACCAGGCTCATGGTGCCAACTTGCGCCACCTGCAGGCCAAGAAGAAG TTCGTGAAGAccatggtgctggtggtggtgacgTTTGCCATCTGCTGGCTGCCCTACCACCTCTACTTCATCCTGGGCACCTTCCAGGAGGACATCTACTGCCACAAGTTCATCCAGCAGGTCTACCTGGCGCTCTTCTGGCTGGCCATGAGCTCCACCATGTACAATCCCATCATCTACTGCTGCCTCAACCACAG AGCTACAGGGGGAGGAACCAACGTCAGGTCCGCGCTTCTGCAACACAGAAGCTTGCATCTCCTGGGAACAGACCACCCGGTTGTCTGCCTCTCTCTGCACCACACAGGGcctcatctatttctgctcctAACAGGTCAGTGTCTACCTTCTGCTGGCTCTGTCTCACTTCTCcactcactctctccttcctctgatcTCTCATTTACGTGGGGACCCTCTGTGCTGCTATGGGGAAAGCTCACTTATTCTTTAAGCAAATGTCCCCAGACTTAG